In the genome of Kluyveromyces marxianus DMKU3-1042 DNA, complete genome, chromosome 1, one region contains:
- the TNA1 gene encoding Tna1p, with amino-acid sequence MTKVMEVTSQNGSLGEDIIEENVNGCKESLGSGSVVDEVCSGVEEERPSLTHPMESRVVRKMDMYLIPLLCLLYFLSNLDKSNIGNAEVAGLSKSLGLVGNQYGNCVTVFFATYIFFDPIGANLLKVIGPKYMMSGCLLCFGAISLGTAWVKDYGHLLLVRILLGAFEATIYPSINMYLSMCYRREQYAIRFAWVFFAACISSSFGGLISYACSKINGSLAAWQYIYIVEGSISIGVVPLYVFGLANNLEDSWFWTPEERKYIVERYQTMSTFNPEDKFNWEQVWLAVKDIKTWVSAVALFGIDMSSFGLTVFMPIIITSMGFTHVNAQLMTVPIYFLTAVTFFICAYISDKIRIRSPFIFGSCISCAVGLAIVLGSEKHGVRLFGVFVTALGIYVNASMNCLWLSGNNGNYFKRATALGINLFVGSSSGLVSGQIFVAKDKPKYTKGLSTCLGLQIMAAGLTVVQFLMYRRLNKKKEALIKHCEEHDEPIPYDERLSDMNPQFKYMY; translated from the coding sequence ATGACAAAGGTTATGGAAGTTACGTCCCAGAATGGGTCGTTAGGGGAGGATATCATCGAGGAAAATGTCAATGGCTGCAAGGAGTCGTTGGGGTCAGGAAGTGTAGTGGATGAGGTATGTAGCGGggtggaagaagaaagacCAAGCTTGACACATCCTATGGAGTCACGTGTTGTAAGGAAAATGGACATGTACTTGATTCCATTGCTATGCTTGTTGTACTTCTTGTCTAATTTGGACAAGTCTAACATTGGTAATGCGGAGGTGGCTGGTCTATCGAAGTCATTGGGTCTTGTGGGGAACCAGTATGGTAATTGTGTGACAGTTTTCTTTGCGAcgtatattttctttgatccGATTGGAGCGAACTTGTTGAAGGTTATTGGGCCCAAGTACATGATGAGCGGGTGTCTATTGTGTTTTGGGGCTATTTCTTTGGGTACTGCGTGGGTGAAGGATTACGGgcatttgttgttggtgagAATTTTGCTTGGAGCGTTCGAGGCGACGATTTACCCATCGATCAACATGTATTTGTCGATGTGCTACCGTCGTGAGCAGTATGCGATTCGGTTTGCGTGGGTGTTTTTCGCGGCGTGTATCTCATCGTCTTTTGGTGGGCTAATTTCGTATGCTTGTTCGAAGATCAATGGGTCATTGGCGGCGTGGCAGTACATTTACATTGTGGAAGGTTCCATTTCCATTGGGGTGGTTCCATTGTACGTGTTTGGGCTAGCGAACAATCTCGAGGATTCGTGGTTCTGGACGCCAGAAGAGCGCAAGTATATCGTGGAACGGTATCAGACCATGTCCACTTTTAACCCAGAGGATAAGTTCAACTGGGAACAGGTGTGGCTTGCGGTTAAGGACATAAAAACGTGGGTGTCTGCAGTGGCATTGTTCGGTATCGATATGTCTTCATTCGGATTGACGGTGTTCATGCCAATTATCATTACTTCAATGGGGTTCACCCATGTTAATGCCCAGTTGATGACTGTGCCAATTTATTTCTTGACAGCAGTCACGTTCTTCATTTGCGCTTATATATCGGACAAGATCAGAATCAGGTCTCCTTTCATCTTCGGTTCGTGTATCAGTTGTGCAGTTGGACTTGCCATTGTGCTTGGAAGCGAGAAACACGGTGTCAGATTATTTGGTGTGTTTGTCACAGCTTTAGGCATCTACGTGAACGCTTCCATGAATTGTTTGTGGTTGAGTGGGAATAACGGTAACTATTTCAAGAGAGCCACGGCATTGGGTATCAACTTGTTTGTTGGATCCTCATCGGGTCTTGTATCGGGTCAAATCTTCGTCGCTAAGGACAAACCAAAATATACCAAGGGTTTGTCAACTTGTCTTGGATTGCAAATAATGGCGGCTGGGCTAACTGTAGTACAGTTCTTAATGTATCGTCGTctaaacaagaagaaggaagcgTTAATCAAACATTGCGAAGAACATGACGAGCCAATACCTTATGACGAGCGTTTGTCTGATATGAACCCTCAATTCAAGTATATGTACTGA
- the MTM1 gene encoding Mtm1p, translating to MSGDRSSTEIMKERMLSACAGSFLTSFILTPMDVVRIRLQQQEMIPDCSCGATGGAGSGIGGSEKVLVGQEGVAGRNAPKIFWQDVCFQDIQCKNSALRFNNTWDAFAKISEIEGLSTLWRGLSITLLMAIPANVVYFSGYEMFRDHSPLRNTYPTVNPLICGATARILAATTIAPLELLKTRLQSIPRSMNGANTQQMFKDLLKETKNEIAAGGYKVLFKGLEITLWRDVPFSAIYWWSYELYKKNCWVDFSQQYLSLNLSSNWDFFINSFLGGSISGTNAALLTHPFDVGKTRMQITMDIENRKRNTLVAHKGEKVSARGMFKFLYNIKQTEGYGALYTGLLPRVMKIAPSCAIMISTYELSKKFFAV from the coding sequence ATGTCTGGCGACCGGAGTTCGACTGAGATCATGAAAGAGCGCATGCTAAGTGCATGTGCTGGTTCTTTCCTAACATCATTTATTTTAACTCCGATGGATGTGGTTAGAATTCGGTTGCAACAGCAGGAAATGATTCCAGACTGCTCGTGTGGCGCCActggtggtgctggtaGTGGGATCGGTGGATCAGAGAAGGTTTTGGTTGGTCAGGAAGGTGTAGCGGGAAGAAATGCGCCGAAAATCTTCTGGCAAGATGTGTGTTTCCAAGATATCCAGTGTAAGAACAGTGCGCTACGGTTTAACAACACTTGGGACGCGTTTGCGAAGATATCTGAGATTGAGGGTCTATCTACATTATGGAGGGGGCTCAGTATAACGTTGCTGATGGCGATTCCTGCGAATGTGGTGTACTTTTCCGGGTATGAGATGTTCAGGGACCACTCTCCATTGAGGAACACATACCCTACGGTGAATCCGTTGATATGCGGTGCCACTGCTCGGATATTAGCTGCTACGACGATAGCACCGCTGGAGCTTCTAAAGACGAGGTTACAGAGCATACCAAGGTCGATGAATGGTGCGAATACGCAGCAAATGTTCAAAGATTTGTTAAAGGAAACTAAAAACGAGATAGCAGCTGGAGGATACAAGGTGCTATTCAAAGGGTTAGAGATCACGCTTTGGCGGGATGTGCCGTTTAGTGCGATATACTGGTGGTCATATGAACTTTATAAGAAGAATTGTTGGGTTGATTTCAGCCAGCAGTATCTGAGTTTGAATTTGAGTTCGAACTGggatttcttcatcaacagTTTTCTTGGTGGTAGCATAAGTGGCACGAACGCTGCATTGCTGACGCATCCATTTGATGTGGGTAAGACCCGGATGCAGATCACGATGGATATAGAAAACAGGAAGAGAAACACGTTGGTCGCGCACAAGGGCGAGAAAGTTTCTGCAAGAGGCATGTTCAAATTTTTATACAATATCAAGCAAACTGAAGGTTATGGTGCGTTATATACAGGTCTTTTGCCTAGAGTTATGAAAATTGCACCAAGCTGTGCAATAATGATTTCTACATATGAGCTTTCCAAGAAGTTCTTTGCGGTATGA
- the PFS1 gene encoding Pfs1p, protein MDEMGAQKPLGVNIAILNKHIPNKSPYKRSRARKTLDRSEIRNKGRLRYKNDIQELEFLDSMDTSGDTAQQAQQQVQQHQHHHISHSLPPDYDDLQFQMQEQQLQLQLQLQHNYYSSSPLHQQQVDHSITPLLPPRPDVNSSMLVFNSAHYHNSSPHSPVPIVSGFPSYFNPRQARNMPHSEKVERWMENLPVFFEESTQLTHTDCFNAAEDSDFWEEDEFDNGMDDSIVLTNSVEIIFLQQRRITSLINRLYNTNT, encoded by the coding sequence ATGGACGAAATGGGTGCCCAAAAGCCTTTGGGGGTGAACATTGCTATCTTGAACAAGCACATTCCAAATAAATCGCCTTACAAGCGCTCAAGAGCTAGGAAAACGTTGGATCGTTCCGAGATCAGAAACAAAGGCAGACTCAGATACAAAAATGATATACAAGAGCTAGAGTTCCTAGATTCCATGGATACCTCTGGCGACACTGCCCAACAAGCTCAGCAACAAGTccaacaacaccaacaccaccaTATCTCGCACTCTTTACCACCGGACTATGACGATTTACAATTTCAAATGCAAGAGCAGCAACTGCAGCTGCAACTGCAGCTGCAACACAACTATTATTCATCTTCTCCGCTACACCAGCAACAGGTCGACCACTCGATAACGCCGCTGCTCCCTCCAAGACCAGACGTAAACTCCTCCATGCTCGTCTTCAACTCAGCCCATTACCACAACTCGTCGCCCCACTCGCCAGTCCCCATTGTGTCAGGATTCCCATCCTATTTCAATCCTAGACAGGCAAGAAACATGCCCCACAGCGAAAAGGTAGAGCGTTGGATGGAAAACCTACCAGTATTCTTCGAGGAATCGACCCAGCTAACCCACACGGACTGTTTCAACGCCGCTGAAGACTCTGACTTCTGGGAGGAAGACGAATTCGACAATGGCATGGATGATTCGATAGTACTCACAAATTCCGTCGAAATCATCTTCCTACAACAACGAAGAATCACTTCCTTGATAAACAGGCTATATAACACGAATACATAG
- the SSP1 gene encoding Ssp1p, protein MDHPPLELNSEEHYFYPTYQDPGQDPDQGLNLGQDFGQILGQEFGPHHNYPPPKVLDSRKIYEKLKNKVRFWRQTDDDADRMNTVDRRQQELWKLIRDSSFKLTPEANGGPEGGSEGGPQAPIHDASTLKLKHEATVTTVPATVPATTMPVPVPGPGPGPGPGLGPGASANTFLTQGEDGDDDHERAPNNNNNPSPMKVTALDRSPLFDIPSTTNMDSLGPSPPVLVERLSDKFQFKRVGLKRIQDRLRRIAEAKENVAKNYNKLASEITSWCSLCLERDSEIDLLTDLQQVLATDKRSEQTMAKLFNMIDTKLEYVAKREENMLQERKDMNSMAKKYDALRVKKGDQNMETEYLKENLHRKRNSLQQLKEQYYESLSKILREEFTRSCFTIYEMGSDLKDVTREFSLQSLEQLKSTNDSGYIDYFLEDVRKVRADKQWSKLSPREKNNPNKLAELVGNLYNGQDSLLRVASNKIPIKFSPLPLYDNISSSDTSLNRKGLKPEDEGPLDISISQYGNDKYYNNISSNQYLLKRPILPPMSRPQSHPLTALQNLRAPPMSSQGQGQGQGQGQGGHPRTLVSDNAHIRPYSRPPQQQQQPPLLRPKAEPSVLRNEVISENVSRESLNEMDANDHEEVVIRFGQDLTNSFIEADQLLATNAWD, encoded by the coding sequence ATGGATCACCCTCCGCTAGAGTTGAATTCGGAAGAACACTACTTCTACCCAACCTACCAAGATCCAGGCCAAGATCCAGACCAAGGTCTGAATCTTGGTCAAGACTTTGGCCAAATCCTTGGCCAAGAGTTTGGCCCACACCACAACTACCCGCCGCCCAAGGTGTTGGACTCGCGCAAGATATACGAGAAACTCAAGAACAAAGTCAGGTTCTGGCGCCAAACGGACGACGATGCAGATCGCATGAACACCGTAGACAGAAGACAACAGGAACTATGGAAACTTATTCGAGACAGCTCTTTCAAACTCACTCCAGAAGCAAATGGTGGCCCTGAGGGTGGCTCTGAGGGTGGCCCTCAAGCCCCCATCCACGACGCCTCAACCCTAAAGTTGAAACACGAAGCAACAGTAACTACAGTGCCGGCCACAGTGCCAGCCACTACGATGCCCGTGCCCGTGCCCGGGCCAGGCCCAGGGCCAGGCCCAGGCCTAGGACCAGGTGCCAGCGCAAACACGTTCCTCACCCAGGGCGAGGACGGTGATGACGATCATGAGCGTGCCCcaaataacaacaataatcCCTCCCCCATGAAAGTGACCGCCTTGGATAGGTCGCCGCTCTTCGATATCCCATCAACTACAAACATGGACTCCCTTGGACCGTCACCACCGGTACTTGTGGAACGACTCTCAGACAAATTCCAGTTCAAACGGGTCGGCTTGAAGCGGATCCAGGACCGTTTACGTCGCATCGCAGAAGCCAAGGAAAACGTCGCCAAGAACTACAACAAACTAGCATCAGAAATTACCTCTTGGTGCTCGTTGTGCCTCGAGAGAGATTCAGAAATCGACCTTCTTACCGATCTCCAACAAGTGCTCGCAACGGATAAGAGGTCAGAGCAAACGATGGCAAAACTCTTCAACATGATCGACACCAAGCTAGAATACGTCGCCAAACGCGAGGAAAACATGCTCCAAGAACGCAAAGACATGAATAGCATGGCCAAGAAGTACGATGCGCTAAGAGTGAAGAAGGGCGACCAAAATATGGAGACCGAGTACCTGAAAGAAAACTTGCATCGCAAGAGAAATTCGCTCCAGCAGCTGAAGGAACAATACTACGAGTCGTTGAGCAAAATCCTTAGAGAGGAGTTCACCAGATCCTGTTTCACCATCTATGAAATGGGTTCGGACTTGAAAGACGTCACAAGAGAATTCTCGCTACAGAGCCTTGAACAATTGAAAAGCACCAATGACAGTGGCTATATCGACTATTTCCTAGAAGACGTACGCAAGGTCAGAGCCGACAAGCAATGGAGCAAGCTTTCACCCAGGGAAAAGAATAACCCCAACAAATTGGCCGAACTTGTAGGAAATTTATACAATGGCCAGGACTCTTTGCTTAGAGTGGCTTCCAATAAGATCCCGATAAAGTTCTCACCTCTTCCATTGTATGATAACATCTCTTCCTCTGATACCAGCCTCAATCGAAAGGGATTGAAGCCGGAGGACGAGGGACCGCTAGACATTTCGATATCACAATATGGCAACGATAAGTATTACAACAATATATCTAGCAACCAGTATTTGCTCAAGAGACCCATCTTACCTCCAATGTCCAGACCCCAGTCCCATCCTTTGACGGCATTGCAAAATTTAAGAGCACCACCAATGTCAAGCCAAGGCCAAggacaaggacaaggacaaggacaaggaGGTCATCCGAGAACCTTGGTTTCAGACAATGCTCATATCCGCCCGTACTCTAGACCcccacaacaacaacaacagcctCCTCTTTTGAGGCCCAAGGCCGAGCCGAGCGTGTTGAGAAACGAGGTGATATCTGAAAATGTGTCGAGAGAGTCATTGAACGAGATGGACGCCAATGACCATGAGGAAGTGGTTATAAGGTTTGGACAGGATTTGACCAATTCGTTTATAGAGGCAGACCAGCTTTTGGCTACAAATGCTTGGGATTGA
- the RAD2 gene encoding ssDNA endodeoxyribonuclease RAD2 — protein sequence MIFFVTFKAMCNIESLYASLLHSKLAHRKNISTPKKASSIRSPSLTMGVHSLWDIVSPTAKPVRLESLNERRMAVDASIWIYQFLTAMRNKEGDALRNAHIIGFFRRICKLLYYGIKPVFVFDGGVPVLKLNTIRERKERRQGKRDSANATARRLLAKQIHQSQVEKEASPKKKNENKSDEVSSKNQPFYPHDEYHLPDIKGFSYEKGDMRITDSEDYKTVMDQIDDLDGIDLDTVNPASKEFDELPKSTQYLILSALRLKSRLRLGYTKEQLEQVFPDSMEFSKFQIEMVKRRNFFTQKLMNVTGMHDGGASKLNEEVVNRVAGQRDRQYALIRTENGWALSLAQNDGSESAKAIKLEDDDDDDEAENLDWEEVDTKPKPKKKELDYSINASLLPRLSSTKMQGGSQSFLDKRPDLAPTTSHLLDEDGEKNSEEEDDYVQLLKETRAMAQYQESQSRLKEQPPIQVNLESSEAESESEAESDGEFEDVNFKPTSIPPNVRPSTESSKDLEPISGGTGGAGAAGAAGAGAAGAEPPLTHSTKSTAIPVLDNQESRKDLENIVNKIPQFSFSLNVKGKAFENEKPSEEPSAPAEKKSKGKSTDAPVPEVPAWFSSSTNDNPYNQSSFVTDREPSNSKTDENYGLLTGEAAQELVRNRARFHQEVVELNDESDSDSDKEDVIEIQNPEQEVKETSAPKTDAGSQPESESEAESEPASDSDSEVVREQLPLLDYDFYEDEEERLAEQLTKEQEDYNQFKSVLNPNLVQNAFLDDDEIYEQQRKDKRDADEVTVEMIHEIQSLLSRFGIPYITAPMEAEAQCATLLQLKLVDGIITDDSDVFLFGGTHVYKNMFQEKNYVEYYSLDLLDQKLGLDRDKLIQLAQLLGSDYTAGLKGIGPVMGVEILAEFGSLKEFAKWYNEGQFDKQKLENETTFQKQLRKRLVKNDIVLDENFPSAAVYDAYIHPTVDSDKTKFVWGSPDLDKLRSFLQQTIGWNREKSDEVLVPLIRDLNKRKSTGVQKRINEFFPVQYLQQEKQYKLGKRIETATSKLKKRRLK from the coding sequence atgattttttttgttaccTTTAAAGCGATGTGTAATATAGAATCTCTATATGCCTCTTTATTACACTCAAAACTAGCTCATCGCAAGAATATATCCACCCCCAAGAAAGCCTCCAGTATCCGATCCCCCTCACTTACCATGGGTGTTCATTCTCTATGGGATATAGTCTCGCCCACAGCCAAGCCTGTGAGGCTAGAGTCCCTCAACGAACGTCGGATGGCAGTCGATGCCTCCATCTGGATTTACCAGTTCCTAACAGCAATGAGAAATAAAGAAGGTGATGCACTCCGAAACGCTCACATTATTGGGTTTTTCAGAAGAATATGCAAATTGCTATACTACGGGATCAAACCTGTGTTTGTTTTCGATGGTGGTGTGCCCGTGTTGAAGCTAAATACCATtagggaaagaaaagagagaaggCAAGGGAAAAGAGACAGTGCGAATGCGACAGCTAGGCGATTGCTAGCCAAGCAAATTCACCAATCGCAAGTCGAGAAGGAAGCCTCgcccaaaaaaaagaatgagaATAAGTCGGATGAAGTTTCCTCCAAAAACCAACCTTTCTACCCGCATGACGAATACCATTTACCGGATATTAAAGGGTTTTCGTATGAGAAGGGCGACATGAGAATCACAGATAGTGAGGATTACAAGACCGTGATGGACCAGATTGATGATTTGGATGGAATTGACTTGGATACGGTGAATCCGGCCTCAAAGGAGTTCGATGAGTTGCCCAAGTCGACGCAATATTTGATCTTGTCGGCTTTGAGGTTGAAATCCCGGCTTAGGTTAGGGTATACCAAGGAACAGCTAGAGCAGGTGTTCCCAGATAGCATGGagttttcaaagtttcaGATTGAAATGGTGAAGAGAAGGAACTTCTTCACGCAAAAGTTGATGAATGTGACCGGAATGCACGACGGTGGTGCTTCCAAGTTGAACGAGGAAGTTGTCAATCGAGTCGCTGGACAGCGAGACCGACAATATGCGCTAATACGTACAGAAAACGGGTGGGCATTGAGTTTGGCGCAGAATGATGGTTCGGAATCGGCTAAAGCTATTAAATTagaagacgatgacgacgacgatgaagCGGAAAACCTGGATTGGGAAGAAGTGGAtaccaaaccaaaacctaaaaaaaaggaactCGACTACTCCATCAACGCATCGCTCCTACCCCGCTTGTCATCTACAAAGATGCAAGGTGGGAGTCAATCATTCTTGGACAAGAGGCCGGACCTTGCGCCAACGACTTCTCACTTGCTAGATGAGGATGGTGAAAAGAATAGTGAGGAAGAGGATGATTACGTACAGTTGCTCAAGGAAACAAGAGCTATGGCACAGTACCAGGAATCTCAATCGCGTTTGAAAGAACAGCCGCCAATTCAAGTGAACTTAGAAAGCTCAGAAGctgaatctgaatctgaagcTGAATCTGATGGAGAGTTCGAAGATGTTAATTTCAAACCAACTAGTATACCTCCAAATGTTAGGCCATCTACAGAGTCTAGTAAGGATCTTGAACCTATATCAGGCGGTACTGGcggtgctggtgctgctggtgctgctggtgctggtgctgctggtgcGGAACCACCACTAACACACTCAACGAAAAGTACCGCAATCCCAGTCTTGGATAACCAGGAATCCCGCAAGGACCTTGAGAATATTGTGAACAAAATACCCCAGttctccttttctttgaatgtAAAGGGTAAGGCCttcgaaaatgaaaagccGAGTGAAGAGCCTAGTGCCCCGGCtgagaagaaatcgaaGGGCAAAAGCACCGATGCCCCGGTACCGGAAGTGCCGGCATGGTTCTCTTCGAGTACTAATGATAACCCATATAATCAGAGTTCTTTTGTTACAGATAGAGAACCAAGCAATTCAAAGACTGATGAGAACTACGGATTGCTTACCGGCGAGGCAGCCCAAGAACTTGTCAGAAACAGGGCACGCTTTCACCAAGAGGTTGTAGAGTTGAACGATGAGAGCGACAGCGACAGCGATAAGGAAGACGTTATTGAGATTCAGAACCCAGAGCAAGAAGTGAAAGAAACTAGTGCTCCTAAAACTGATGCCGGGTCTCAGCCCGAGTCTGAGTCTGAAGCTGAATCTGAGCCTgcttctgattctgattccGAAGTTGTGAGAGAACAGCTTCCTCTTCTAGACTATGATTTCtacgaagatgaagaagaacggtTAGCTGAACAGCTAACCaaagagcaagaagacTACAACCAGTTTAAGTCTGTGTTGAATCCAAACTTAGTGCAGAATGCGTTTttagatgatgacgaaatATATGAACAGCAGAGGAAGGACAAAAGAGATGCTGACGAAGTCACCGTAGAAATGATTCATGAGATTCAAAGTCTTCTTTCGAGATTTGGGATTCCGTACATTACTGCTCCTATGGAAGCAGAAGCACAGTGTGCGACCCTTCTACAGCTTAAATTGGTCGATGGTATTATCACAGACGATAGTGATGTGTTCTTATTCGGTGGGACACATGTTTACAAGAACATGTTCCAGGAGAAAAACTACGTTGAGTATTATAGTCTGGACCTCCTAGACCAAAAGCTCGGTCTTGACCGTGATAAGCTCATCCAACTCGCTCAACTATTGGGAAGCGATTACACAGCAGGTTTGAAAGGGATCGGTCCCGTGATGGGTGTCGAAATCCTAGCTGAATTTGGATCTTTAAAAGAATTCGCCAAATGGTACAACGAGGGCCAGTTCGATAAGCAGAAGCTAGAAAACGAAACCACGTTCCAAAAGCAACTAAGGAAAAGACTTGTGAAGAATGATATAGTTCTCGACGAGAATTTCCCCAGCGCTGCTGTCTACGACGCATACATCCACCCAACAGTCGACTCGGATAAGACTAAATTCGTGTGGGGCTCTCCAGATTTGGATAAGCTAAGATCTTTCCTTCAACAGACCATCGGCTGGAACAGGGAGAAATCAGATGAAGTTCTAGTGCCATTAATTCGCGATTTGAACAAACGTAAGTCCACTGGTGTACAAAAACGCATTAATGAATTTTTCCCTGTGCAGTACCTCCAGCAAGAGAAACAATACAAGTTGGGTAAGAGAATTGAGACTGCGACTTctaaattgaaaaagagaagactaaaataa